The genomic window GCGTGCTTTATGAGTGGAAGAGATTTGAAATtgttatataatataatttaaaattctattgcaaaaCTACTAACTGACAAAATGCTTTTGATGCTGACTGTACAAGTTTCGGATTTTGATTCTAATTTATAAACATATCAAATATCGAGTTAAGCCCACGTTGTACATTTCGTTTTCGACTGAGTATCAGTGAACTCACTGCGACTCACTTGATCGAACTcttagttgtttttgtttatatgctTAAATATTGTCTATGGAACAGCAGGTTcgttataaattaatataacattaatataaaaacaaacatgtCGATTACTTAAAGTATTATGAgaaagtaaattataaattgaaCAAATTAGGTATTAACACAATTGTTGTATCATTATCAAAATAGTTacgttttttaaataaaaaaagtttcctggcttaaataatttcaaacaTTGTGTCAGCTATGTATGATTTAATATTCTTTATGGCCTTGCAGTAACAAAGACAATTGACTTAGAAAGTGGATAAAGCTGCGGATGTAGGTGTAAAAAGTTTCTAATTTCAGAGGATCAAAAGTATACGAATGTGGGTAGCTATTTTGACTAGACTGTATTCCCAATTAAGATAGTGCCTCACATGATAGTTGCTTTAGCACAAAAGCAATGCGCACAGCATAGACAAAAAAGTCTCGTGATTGTAGAGTGGTTACCTTGGTTAAatgcttttttatttgaattcctCTTCCCCAAGTCTGTAGATAGACAATGAAATTACCTTTAGTCAAAGTTACAGAGTTTTCTTTGGCATAGTACAGTGTACAAGGATGTGTTCTCCGATGGGGTGAAATCGGGAAGGGAATTAAGGTCGGATAGGGTAAAACATTGAACAACTTCAGTTAGTGCGTCAATGGCAACTCACATTCAGGTATTACCTATTTCATCTATAAGCCGACCTGAGCAAAGGTCAGCAAGGCGGTGTATCGTTCTACCTTTGGCCGTATGCCTATATTTTGGTTTACTCTTAATATCTTCTTCGTCGTTCTCATTATCGTCCTCCCCTGTTGCGTCCCCGTCCTCGTTATCATCCTCGTTCTCATTGTCTGTTTTGTCATCGTCatcctcatcgtcatcgtcgtcttCGTCCCCgtcatcctcgtcctcatcaTTCTCTCCCTTGTTATCGTCGTTGTCATTGTCGTCCTCATCTTCTTCCTTGTCATCCTCATCTTCATCGTTCTCTtcgtcgtcctcgtcatcTCCATCATTATCCCCTTCGTCATTGTCATCGTCGTCGTTCTTATTATTATCTTCTTCTTCGTtttcgtcgtcgtcctcgttattatcttcatcttcatcgtCGTCGTTCTTATTATTATCTTCTTCttcatcgtcgtcgtccttATTATTATCTTcttcgtcatcgtcgtcgtccttATTATTATCTTcttcgtcatcgtcgtcgtccttATTATTATCTTCTTCGtcatcctcgtcgtcatcATTATTATCTTCTGCGTCATCCTCGTCCTTGTCGTCATCATTATTATCTTCTTCATCATCTTCGTCCTTGTCGTCCTCATTGTCATCTTCCCCGtcatcctcgtcgtcatcATTATCTTCTTCTTCATCTTCCTCTTCGTCATTCTCGTCGTCGTTATTGTCATCTTCATTATCGTCTTCGTCGTTCCCATTATCATCTTCTTCTTCGTCATCCTCTTCGTcctcattattattatcttcGTCATCCTCTTCGTcctcattattattatcttcGTCATCCCCGTCGTCCCCATtttcatcatcttcatcatccTCGTCTTCGTCAGCCCTATCAGTACCTTTCTCCCCCGTTTCATCTTCGTTATCCCCATTTTCATCGTCATCAGTGTCCCGTCCTTTCTTATGTAATCTTTCATTGCGAATCGAATTCTGCAGACGCTTTAATCTTTCTCGTTTATCCTCATCGCTTTCTTTGGGATAGCgcaatttaacaattttttcatTACTGTCGCCGTCATCATTGCCTATATAAGAAATTATCATTACGTTTTGtacttttaatttaagcaAGAAACGGGTTCATGATATTggttttgtagttttttaaGATTTATGGAATCCTTTTTAGTGTTAAATGACTTTGTGTCAAAAGTTTGGCTTATGAGCGTGTGTTATAAAGCATAAACACGTTTAAAAAAAGGACGCTTACTCTTTTGATTGACTAACCACTGCAGCAcacgattttcatttttgagaTTACCTGAGGAAAAAAAGACTGTTAGTTCCGGTGCACTAATATAGAAAAGACCAGCAACCTACCATCATACATAATCGGGACGCCGGTCTCGTAGTAGACCAAAGctggaaatgcaaaaatgccaATTTCATGAGCCAGCTTAACATCATTGGACTTGACAAATTGTATTCCGTGCTTGTCGGTGTCATCGTCGATGTTTTCCAACTCCTCCAAGATGTCAGAACACGATTCGCATTCATCGTCATCTGTTGTTGTTCAAATAACGAATGTCAATCGAACATTCAATTCAGATTAATGAATAATAAACTTACAGAAGAACACAGCCAGGTGCTCAACATCGTTGATCAGAACTTGCAGGGTTTTACGATCGACAGATTCAATGACATCAGCTGTAGACTCGTGCAAATCAATAACCCACTCAAGAATTTCCTCTTCCTTCATCAGGTCACCTTAAAacatatattcaaaatataaaccTTGGTATATAATGTCTCCATCATGAATGCATCAGATCTTACCGGTGTAAATTGTTCTAAACTTATGTCTATAAAATGCAAGTGCCGGCAGACCAGGCAGGTCGTACTCCTTATCAATATCATCGTCGGATGTCTTTACAAAGTCAATGTCTTTTTCCTCGCATTCGTCATCGATGTTCTCCAGCTCGTTAAGGATCTTCTGTGCTTTCTTATCGCCCTCAGCGTCTGCAGAAAAAGAGTTTAATGACAATTCCTTTACAACATTCCTTTTGAAGTTGTCTTACAGAAGAATACGACGACGTGATCGTTTTCAGCCAAGATCTTATCCAACATCTTCACATTCACCTCCTCAATTTTTCCGGGAATTTCAAGGGTCTCGTCGTCAGTTATCCAGGCCAACacctcgtcctcgtcgtctAGATCTCCGGTGAAATGGAGTGGATCACGGTTTCTAAAGAACACCAGGCGTGGATAGGTCTTGACATTGTATTTCTTAGCGATTCCGGTATCCTCAGTGGTAACAAAAATGATGCCAGCTTCATCCAATTCATCGTCGATGCTTTCCAGGGCGTTGAGAGTGTGTTCACAGGTCTCTCCGGGTTCGCAGGGACCCGTGAAGAAGACGACAACATACTCGTGTTCGTTGATCAGATTGACTAGGATCTCATCGGTAACCTCCTCGATAGTAGCTGTCTTTTTCTGGACAAGAAGCCACTCGAGCACCTCATCCTCGTTCATCAGATCGCCTTCATAAAGAGCCGGGATCTTGTTTTCGAAGTAGATAAGGGCAGGCAAATGATCGAGACCGTATTCCTTGGCTTCAGCAGCGTTATCAATGCGGACGATGACAATACCCTCCTTCTCCAGTTCATCATCGATGTTTTCCAGTTCGTTTAGGATGCGCATATCCTGCTTATCGTCCTTGTCGTCTGTGGGCGAATGTTAATGATTGCTATTGCTATAAACATATGTACTTTATCGGTGTGGCCTACTCACAGAATATAACCGCTAAGTGCTCGGTGTTCTCGACCAACTTGTCCTTCATCTCATCGGTGACCTCGGGAATTTCGGAATAGCGCTTCTGGTGCACCAACCAGCCAAGCAGCTCATCTTCTTTCATCAGATCACCCTCGTAGATGTGTGGAATTCCACGTTCGAAGAGTACAATCGATGGTATCTCATCGATACCCCATTCTTTTGCCTCCTTGTCATCATCGATCTTGACAAAGGCAATATCGTTCTGATCGCACTCATCGTCGATGTTTTCCAGTTCTGCGAGGATCTTCTGTGACTTTTTCTGGTCTTTGTCGtctggcaaaaagttttcatgcgttaatttaataattgtatGTAACCTTTTGGCGGCTATTAAATTAACTGATAAACAAACTGTTCTTTTGCTCAACTTGTAACGTAAAACCTACAATCTATACTACTTTCCTAACGGTTTTCCAGATTAACCCTTACAAAAAAGGGTCTACTAGTTATTGTTTAGTTATAAATTAATACGTTTTTTAAGCGCTTTTGAAAGTTACTACTAAAAAGCAGGGTTAATGTTACGATTGCAGTCACCCCAGAAGTACAACACCAATTCAACTGTACAATATCAACAGAGATAAGAAGTGGAGTGCGCAAGCGTCCTGGCACAAAGTTGCAGGGTCCTGAAATAACTTACAGAAAAGAACAGCAACATGGGGCATTTTCTCAATAATTAAATCCAACATTTCGTCGGTGATGTCCTCGATTTGATCGGAACTCGTTTGGTCTGTTAGCCATTTTAGAAGCTTCTCCTCGTCCTCCAGATTGCCCTCGTAAATAGTTGGAATGCCTTTTTCAAAGTATATCAGTTTAGGAACTTTATTGATGCCATATTCAACGGCCTCCTCGGGATTGTCGATCTTCACGAATGTAATGCCCAATGCGTCGCACTCGTCGTCAATGTTTTCCAGCTCCTCGAGTACTTTCTGGGACTTCTTGTCGTTGTTGTCGTCTGGAAAACAGCTTATGAGCAAATATGTTCTCCACCTTATGCGCAATGAGGGGAACGGGGTTTCAATATTTACAGAACAGCACGGCAATGACGCGTCCTTCTTTGATCATTGTATCGAGCATTTCGTCGGTGACGTCCTCGATCTCATCCCGTTCCAACTGTCCCAACAACCATTTCAGAATCTGCTCCTCGTCCATGAGATCGCCGTCGTACACATTCGGAATTTCTTTTTCAAAGTAAACAATGGCCGGAATCTGCAGATCGAATTATGTTATTCGTGTCAAAGACGTATCAATCTCCAGCTCGCTGGCTTCCTACCGAATCGATTCCGTAATCGCCTGCAGCCTTCGTATCATCGATTTTCACAAACTGAATGCCATGCTTGTCGCAGTCGTCGTCGATTTGCTCCAACTCCTCCAGCACGGTCATCGAATCGTCGTTTCCATGATCATCTGCAGCAGATTAATGTCAGTCGATTATCGCAGTCGTGTCTCGCTAAAAGTCTCATTCATCTACATACAAAATAGCACGACCAGGTTGTCGATATTGCTGATCAGCGTAGACAGAGTCTTCGAAGTGACGTCTTCAATCACATCATCCTCATCGCCCGTCGACTTATTCTGCACCAACCATTCCAAGACGTCCTCCTCTCGCTGAAGTTCACCTGGAGACACAGTTCGATATTAGCGAAATGAATACCGAGCTCAGCATAGGATTGATGTGTTTGATTGCTTGTTCTGAGTTTGATTTGAGTGGTGGTGCAGGTTTCAAGAGAATGTGGCTTGGGATGGAGGTATGTACCTTCGTATATGATTGGAGTCTGGTGGCGGTAATAGACCAAGGCTGGCAGGTTGCCTAGATTGTATTCGTCGGCCAATGCCTCGTCGTGTATCTTCACAAACCCGATGCCCAGCTGGTCAGCTTCGTCGTCAATATTCTCCAGCTCCTGCAAGGCCTTGGCGCACTTGCGGCATTGCTGTTTGTCTGGCGTTGGCGGATTGGTTGGATTGTTTCATAGAATCAGGCAAACATACAAAATTAGGGCCATCCGACAGAGGGGAAACGTCTCGATAAGCAAGGAGTGGAGTACAGTACAACAGGGTAGGGTCTGGTGTTGGTATGGTGGTATTATAATGCACGGAAAGAAAGAACATTCAGGGATTATGTTTCGTGCGGCCGTAAGTGGGGGTTATGCTGGAGCCATCTCAGACATAGAAGAGTGCATGCAAGGTCCATGGAATTCCACATAACTCTACGGTTACCCATTCTCTGCAAGGCGATTCGTTTATTTACACAATTTGTTTACAACATCCCTGTCGGTCTGCGTGCAACCTGTTGCAATGTGCTTGTCTTGGTAGAGGAAATACATATCAGCGTGGTTAAAGAAAGACGAAAAGCTTTCTCATTGCCTTTATTTTTCCTCTATTTCATTGCGTCGGGCTTGCCACATTCGTAAATGTGTTTTCAGCAAGCTTTCGCTTTTCTGGCGgacgctgcgtatacgtaatatttatttctgttgACTGGCCACATGTTTATGGCAACCTATAGTCGCACCTTTCCGAATGCAGTTAGCTGGCGGCAGTGCCCAAAATGACACGCCTTCAAAAGCCATTACCCCGACCAAAAAATATGTCTCTAATTTTCCCAATCAACGCGACTTATTCATAGCAGCTGTTTGAGTGGGTGTCGCCAAGGTGACAAGgccaacgcacacacactcgctcGCGAAAATTCTTCATAATTTACTGCAcaatgcaaaatgtttgcaaaaaCGTATTTGTGATAAATCTAGAAAATCAGACATGTTTGTGAGGCTCCAACTTTCTCACTGACCAATTTATGGCCCTGCCGCAGAAATGGGCAAATGTTGCACTTAACTAAAAATAACTATAAATAGTGCAAGTCAGTCGGGGAAGAGCCGGGCGGCACACACAGTTATAGAGCTGCAGTATAGGACGGCAATACCTATATAGGTATTCGTATATTATGTAAATCAGCATTTGGCTGCGACAACTGAAGATCTGCCCATAACCATGCACTGCCGGCTCGTGTGCGccatgctgatgctgatgtaTTGCTGAAtgcaaaagcaattaaaagcgCTGTCTGTCTGCAACCTCTGATGGATTCAAACTCAATTGCAGGGGGGAATGGTCAGGGGCGCAGTGAAGGGGCGGCACAATGGGCCACGATTTCTTGTCTTGTCTCACCTACATGCTGTTCTTCGCATCTATGCATTAGAAAAGgcgttttgtgttttgttttttgtatgctGTCTGCGTTTGATAAAAATACCTATGGATAGTGAGCGGATGCTACAGAAATGTTCTTCTGAATTCACACACTTGCCATGTGAGAGTGGCTATAGTTAGTTGTTTCAGaattaagcaaaaataacagcagcagcagcaagagcagCGAAAAATCATTTTGTTGGCCCACCAACTGCTTgagttttctatttttaacaCTAAAATTGTAGGTGGCTGTGTCGGAAAGAGACGGATGGCCACGAATACTTTGTTGTTGGCTAAGACATCACCGTGTGTCTATGTACGTGGTATATATACCACATCTGCAAGTATTGAATTTATAAGCATAAATTCTATAGGTAAATTCCTGCCTTTCTCCATAACTCACGCAAGGCCACCCTACACTCGGATATCGTCTCTGAGGAGATTCTGTCAGATTACGATTTCTAAACTGATCCAACTTCAATAGCTAAGTGCGAATACCGAATTTCCATTCAACTAGTCGCCGAATTGTCCAAATCACAGGATTTGGGATTGGGTTGTGATTTGGAGGAAGAAGGAGAAGAGTTGTGCCGACAAAAACATAATCTGGCGCCGAGCCCAGACATTCATCTGCATTGATTCTGTTgtaatgtttattattatacgtatacgtaatatatGTGTCTCCCTTGGTCGATAGCAAACGCTAAAATGAGATATCTTGTTTTTCTAAAAGATTACTGAGAATTACTACAGTGGTGATTGTGTCTATTTTAGAATGTGTCCTTTACCCGGGGCATCGACTTTAACTTGGCTGCCGGAGAGATTAAAGATTTCCCAGTCAAGATTGAAAAAAATTAGTTGGTTCCAAGCAAATTGGTGCAATATCAACTTGAACCTCCCAAGCGTTTCATCTTAGCAAGCACCAACACACTGAATTATTCGGTTAATTGGGTTATACAGCCAAttataaattacatatttacatgTCGGATAGTGGGCATTGCGAAATAATCTTTTCAAGTCAACTTTGGTATTACTGGAATCAGGAAAATTACGGTGGAGTAGGGTAAAACAGAAATTAATATGGGGGAAACGAAGTTTCGAAGTTGGTAATTATAAGGAGCAAGATAGAAGGTTCCCAGTATCTTTCAACTTACCCATAACCCTGGGCGGGCATGTTTCATGATCTGGACCTGAAGTCGTTTGATAAAATAGATATTGGATTGATAAATTGTCCTTTTGTACTTTGGCTCAAGGGTTCGAAACACCGCCGAAAgagatattattattatatagaGAGTTATATTAAATGTTAAGTATGCTGCCACGTAGATTCGGTTAGTCACAAGTAATATACGTATTTATAGAGAGAATATACAGAATAGGTACATTTGGTAGTAGTCTATACCTAGCTGTATGATTTTTAGTCACAAGAGAGCTAAACTGTTTGTGTTCGCTAAAAACTGCAACTGCTTTGAAAAAGAACATCATCAATTAAAGTCTCCAACATAGGAGTTTCCGGAGTGCTAAACGTTTGAAGAACTATGTGCTATGGTTAAGTCATTCACACTTACAGAATAGAACGGCTACAAAGTCGGTGTCCTCGATAATCTTCTGCAATATCTTGGCATTGACCTCCTCGATGCGATCGGGCAAGTCCATGGCCTCCAAGGAGGTGAGGAAATCGAGCACTCCTTCCTCGTCCATAAGATCGCCATCATATATGATGGGCTCCTTCTCCCTGCGGTTTTCGGGATTTATATTCGATTAGGTCTTGTATCTTATGCCCGATGGGAAGGTACCTACCTAAAGTAGGTGAGGGCGGGGAAGTTCTTGATGCCATACTGTTTGGCAAGTCGTTTGTCGTTGATTTTTACAAAGTCCACACCAAAGGAGTCGGTGTCATCGTCGATTTTCTCGAGCTCCGCTAGGACCTTATCACAGGTCACGCAGCTTCGCGCATCTGAAATCGTAGAAACCGAGCATGTTAGTACCCAAGATCGACTATTGATACCAGCAGCGATAACTAAATTCGCATTCGAATTGAAAACCCAAAGGCCTGGCCGAAGTGGAGCTAAATGCCGCAAAGATTATTCATTCGTATAGTAGATGCAGGATGCATCATCAGACCGTTCAGTTGAAAATAAGCCTGAATGAATGAGTGAAATGACAGCAGCGCCAGGCCAATTCTGTGCTATTAATGCGGCAGCAACTGCCAACAAATATGCtgaaatttctaaattaattCATAAAATTCATGCGGCCACTCACTATTAGGGAAATGAATTGCAGCACACAAAAGACCACCGTTGGCCCACGTCTCTACAAACGTTCTGGTTGGTTAAACGGCAGACCAGAGTGCAAAATCGAAATCATTAATATATCGCCGAGTAAACAGCCATTTCAATTGTTTGGAAATccgttcaaaataaattttcacaGCTTGGAAAGTAATCGCGAGTTGGTTCAATCTGCCCCCTGCTATCGGCACctaatgtttttatttacgaGCTCCAACACTAAGATGTTTCCTGTGTATACAGGAAAATCCACTGCAggatttttgatttaaaatcaaaatcaacatAAATAACGTTTAGTTGAAACAATAAACACATTTAGCTTATCGATAGATCTCGTTTACATATTGAGCTATCTGCGATGTGATGGCCAAAACCATGCAATTGGCGTAGATTTTCCATGATTATTTAGATTGTCAGCCAGCGTCATTGGACCTGAGGCTTTTggacttaaaatattttcattgtcAACGATTATTTTTGGAATTGCCGCCAATGCTAATGAAACACATCGGGAGGTATATAAAATAGAATATTACAATCCGAAGACCACTTTCGTGCTTATTAACTTTGACATTGGGGAGCAGCGCATTAAGGCCAAATCTATTTGTAAGATGATTTAAGATATTTAGCAAGAGTTTTATAAATAAGCCAATGTTTAACTCGAACGGGAACCATTTTTATGTAACCCAAAGATAGGTGACCAATGTAAGCAATTGGCTGAGTtgattgaaaataaatgtaaaaggGCAGGAAATCTGCTGCCAACTGGAAGGAAATGAAAGTCTGCTTACGAGGTACATTTTGTGCCAAAATTTTGCGCCAAAATAGActaaaaaaccgaaaatataaaGAGCTACAAAGACGAcggcaacgacaacgacaacgaggATTTCTCACAGCCAGAGAGATTTCTCTACTCATAAACAGATCGCAAAGATAGcgcagaaatgaaaaatatatcgAAAAGGGAAGGCAGCACAGACTACTGGCACTCGGGGAGGAAAtaaagaaatagaaaaaaaaaattaaccgAATGAAAATCGCGGACATTTCGAGCAACGaatttttcacatattttcatttgtatGTGAATTTTTAGAATTTTCACTAGcgaaaatttatataatatgGCTTCTGTTACTATTTCGAGTCCGGTCCGGTCCGGTCTGGCAACAAGTGAGCGGTGCCCGGACGGACGATGCCCCCCGGAGCATGTTCACACCCCATCCACTTACACCAAAAGACGGCCACGTAATCCTTGTCGGCCAGGagcttctccagctgcttgGCATTGACCTCCTCGATGACGGCCTCCGGTTCCGGAGGCGCCACTGGCTGCGAGCCCTTCTTGCTGTTGCCTGCTGCGCCACTCACATATCCGGGAAAACTCAGGGCCAGCAGAGCACACACGAGCAGCGAGAGAGTCTTGAGGCGGGTGATAATCATCCTGCGATTGGTGGTTACGGTTGTGATGTTCTTTAGGACCTTAACGCGAACATGCGTGCGCGTGCCTGCTCGTTTTGGTGTGTTCTACAGTTTATAGTGTTACAATTGTATAATTGATTCGTTATTGTCGTTTCGGGTCttcgttattaaaatttgtattccTTTGAGAATCGGGCACTATTTTTAGTTGATAATGGTGTTTCTTCTTtcgcaatttattttatgtataacaacattttgttcactgatacatatatgtatacggTGCTCGTATATGCTCAGGCGATATATATGTGGGGTATATACGAGAATAATTAGATTATATATGTGGCTTCTTGCTTCTATTAATTGAACGTTTTCCGCGGACTGTACTGTTTGCTCTTCAGATTTTGTTCCACTCCGTGCAGAGGTCCGCTCGCAACTGAAAGTATTTTGGTGGAATCTCGGTGCCATTCAAGGGGCCTTGTCCGAGCTTtcgggatggggatggggatcggGATCGTGGTCTTCGTGCTTTTCCGCTGCCTGTCCGCTCCGCCGAAAAGCTTACGAGGCGAGCGCAGGAGCGTCAATCGGGCCTATGTTATAAAAAATAagataaaattaaatatgtgAGACGTGGGAGGAGTGTGGTGAAATTCCGAAGAGCGAGAGTTTCCCTTTCCGATTGCAGTTCTCTGTTTATGCACTCCGGTGCAAACAAGCAACAGACTGCGAATGGTCCTATGAAAACAAACTTGGAGAATCGGTTTCTTGAAGCGCTACAATCCGCATCATTTTGTTTGGGATGGGAGATGCACGTGATACAATTCTGCCGTTGGTAAAACATAAGCTGGTAATAATAAGCTGCGAGCTGAAATTTTTGTCACTGAATCTAACTTTTTAACTTTGAATTTAACTTTTACTGTTGTCTTGTGCGTAGGATCCAGAATTTCTAATATTCGTATTTCCACGACTGCAAGTTAACATTGATGTTAACAAACACAACTTCTTCTTGCATGGTGCGCTGCAAACTTTAACACTAACATGATTTtcactaaatatttaattcattcATAATTCAATTGTATATCGCTTGcctttcctttttatttattccaattgttgaaattatgaaattaattCCTTTCGATGCCCTGTAATACGCAGGTCTTTTTACAATCTCTTTAAATCTCTGTTCTTTAATAAGAAAAAGGGATTTTAGGGGTCAAATGTACAAATCCATATTGACGTTTctttttctaaaaaaaaaaataagagggTCATTTAGTatttcaacaataaatttacaaTTCGTTTTTATCTAAAGCGGtcaatttttttcacttatttaGTTAAAATAGTATAATATTTAGTTGTTTTATTAGTTATAGACAAAATATTATCAGTAACTAAATCTTTCAAAATCAATCATCCAAAGCCAATTAAGCCAACTGTTTTTAGTTTCATCGCGtctatttactttaaaaaaatttgcaCGTAAATGCAATAATAACTAAATGTTcgtattaataaattaaatcttaaTAATTGCCGTGACAACTtttttgtatgtataaaaTGGCCGTAGCAATCTTCTATAACAACTTTTTTTTGTCCCTTTTGTGGGACAAACAAAGACAAATATGGtttcttaatttttaaaaaacaatatcaCCGCCAATTGGAGTTATCGATAGCTGTCATCGGCCAGCTGACAGTCCAGACAGTACCTATCGATAATATGCAGTCGAGCGAGATTTACGAATATGTGAGCACACACTTTAGTTTTTCGTTAGGAACGGTACGCTTGTTCTGTCGCGCACCAAATATTTTCGGCcccaatgcaaatgcaaacgcTTTTACGGCGTGTGTAGTGCATTCAAAATTATCAGATACCCGACGGTGTCCACAGTTTCCAGAGAAGTGTCCGAGGAATCGATGCATTCAGCGGAAACGGAAGAAACTCGCGCCTGGGTGGACAAAATTTGATCTTTGACGCGGTTTAAATAAAGGTAACCCCGCCATCCATGAATAAAAACCACTCTTCCCACGGGTGCTTCCGCGATTGGGCCACAATGTGGGTGCTGTGGCCAATTCACCTTGAACCCAGCATTGCAGAAGGGGCCGCATACCAAATCCAATTGCCTGCGCTTGTGTGTATACCTGCGCCCCTTCCGCATGTGTGTGCATAAACATTGACGCCCACCCACCCGATAAACAGCTGTTGGTCCGATTGCCGTCCGCTTCTCTAGGTTATTAAGGCGGCCGAGGCATATAAGGGTAAGGCAAAGGGGCCCTTCATACTGAGGCAGTTCTTTTCGCGCTATGGGCGTAGGCTTGCCAGGGTGCGGGACCGTGGCTGTGGCAAGGCGAAGGTGAAAGTCATCAGCTGATATCGCCCTGCTGCCTGCAAAACCCGTTATGCACAGCAGCTGTTCGACGCCGACTGTGTAGTATGTGGGGCAAAATCCCATCCGCGAACTCACGACGTGGGTTTGGTGGGGCCTACTCCCCAGTTATATCCGGATAGCGGGCACCTCGCTATCGCAGGCCGATGTAAATTAGAGGCTTTCGCGCCGCAGCTGTAAGACCTAATTGAAGATTTCTTTGTTCGTTCGCAGGCTGCACGACACTTCGAGGGCTTTTATGTGATTATTACTATGAAATTGGATGAAATAGTTGCATGGTAAGCGAACAATGCTCCATTACTCTCCGGACTATTTAATTCTtcgcttttgcatttttgtagGTACCAGAAGAGAATCGGCACCTATGACAAGCAAGAATGGGAAAAGACCGTCGAACAGAAGATCTTGGATGGCTTCAATAAtgtcaatttaaaaaacacaaagcTAAAGACGGATCTAATAGATGTGGACTTGGTGCGAGGCAAGTTTTACCCGACACCCTAAAAATGGTCCcaacaattaaacaattttttttaggTTCCACCTTCCCCAAGGCCAAGCCCAAGCAGTCGCTACTTACCGTGATACGCCTAGCCATTCTGCGCTATGTACTGCTGCCCCTTTATGCCCAGTGGTGGGTCAAGCAGACCACGCCCAACGCATTCGGCTTCATCCTGGTCCTCTACCTCACACAGTTGTCCAACTGGGCTATCTACGTTCTCCA from Drosophila yakuba strain Tai18E2 chromosome 2L, Prin_Dyak_Tai18E2_2.1, whole genome shotgun sequence includes these protein-coding regions:
- the LOC6528316 gene encoding uncharacterized protein LOC6528316 isoform X1, which produces MIITRLKTLSLLVCALLALSFPGYVSGAAGNSKKGSQPVAPPEPEAVIEEVNAKQLEKLLADKDYVAVFWYARSCVTCDKVLAELEKIDDDTDSFGVDFVKINDKRLAKQYGIKNFPALTYFREKEPIIYDGDLMDEEGVLDFLTSLEAMDLPDRIEEVNAKILQKIIEDTDFVAVLFCPDHETCPPRVMDKQQCRKCAKALQELENIDDEADQLGIGFVKIHDEALADEYNLGNLPALVYYRHQTPIIYEGELQREEDVLEWLVQNKSTGDEDDVIEDVTSKTLSTLISNIDNLVVLFYDHGNDDSMTVLEELEQIDDDCDKHGIQFVKIDDTKAAGDYGIDSIPAIVYFEKEIPNVYDGDLMDEEQILKWLLGQLERDEIEDVTDEMLDTMIKEGRVIAVLFYDNNDKKSQKVLEELENIDDECDALGITFVKIDNPEEAVEYGINKVPKLIYFEKGIPTIYEGNLEDEEKLLKWLTDQTSSDQIEDITDEMLDLIIEKMPHVAVLFYDKDQKKSQKILAELENIDDECDQNDIAFVKIDDDKEAKEWGIDEIPSIVLFERGIPHIYEGDLMKEDELLGWLVHQKRYSEIPEVTDEMKDKLVENTEHLAVIFYDKDDKQDMRILNELENIDDELEKEGIVIVRIDNAAEAKEYGLDHLPALIYFENKIPALYEGDLMNEDEVLEWLLVQKKTATIEEVTDEILVNLINEHEYVVVFFTGPCEPGETCEHTLNALESIDDELDEAGIIFVTTEDTGIAKKYNVKTYPRLVFFRNRDPLHFTGDLDDEDEVLAWITDDETLEIPGKIEEVNVKMLDKILAENDHVVVFFYAEGDKKAQKILNELENIDDECEEKDIDFVKTSDDDIDKEYDLPGLPALAFYRHKFRTIYTGDLMKEEEILEWVIDLHESTADVIESVDRKTLQVLINDVEHLAVFFYDDECESCSDILEELENIDDDTDKHGIQFVKSNDVKLAHEIGIFAFPALVYYETGVPIMYDGNIASNQDVFNWILEQKADQSIQLINRDQLFEYIGTKDFLAVVFYKEDDPDSPRVLRHIELIDDEAAEYGIYIVKMHDKLMAKKYGFRNPPGLTYFRKGKYINYDGDIDDEEEVLDWLTSPANMEMTDHIEQVNRKMFEKIRKNSDYVAVIFYSDECKQCPRVLAEVEHIDDEADKAGIDFVKIDDKQMAKEYGVFALPAIVFFKPTSKEPVIYAGDLYEEEQILTWLITQKDPSGDVIEDLEGERLVHLIEESGSIAVYFWNKTKCDICNSKAARKARLKKERDQHQQEGGAASAAAAFGSEADPSEAAAGGAEDAPAAGSEGDSPPASAAAPPDTTTGKLEDDADGCEQCTKVLEELENIDDDCDKHGITFVKTRDFSVADGYGVHEYPALVYFEGGIPNVFEGELSEEEEVLQWLITQKTEDRIELITRQMLETMVEETQYLAVYFLPPERNGKQPAFCRSFCSPSSLKESNLTTTKSTKHSSSQFVQNYISRKRKRIEKQDKINCNICDQILEGLELIDDECDVFGIHMVKIQDPQLAKRYSIKTFPALVYFRNGNPLLFEGDLQNEQSVLEWLIDDDNRELADEIEEVNERMLDRLMAESTLLVVFFYDDDCAECEEILEELEEIDGEADMFGIDFVKIASIQAAKKYEIVNIPSLVYFRKQVPVLYDGDLHQHDKVITWLTSQDVFEIKNEIEEVNRKMLDKLLEENEFLAVFFYEHNQPDSTAALEKLENIDSETDNLDITFVKMADSRYAKKWGVTKLPAMVYFRRRFPSIYRGDLLSEDEVLEWLRKNRFRQPELNIFMYALIALAVAFVVYTAFLLQCFKPAPPPPVQHPKQS